The genomic region GACATGAGCATGAAAACACAAGGAAGAGTATTCAAATATGGAGACAATGTAGATACAGATGTAATAATTCCAGCTCGGTATTTAAACACATCTGATCCACAGGAACTAGCTAAACATTGTATGGAAGATATAGATATTGACTTCCCTAAGAATGTTAATAAAGGGGATATCATAGTAGCAAACAAAAACTTTGGTTGTGGTTCTTCAAGGGAACATGCACCCATTGCTATAAAAGCATCAGGAATTTCCTGCGTTATAGCAAGTACTTTTGCAAGGATATTTTATCGTAATGCAATAAATATCGGCCTTCCGATATTGGAATGCGAAGAAGCTGTAAAGGGAATCGATGCAGGGGATGAGGTAGAAATAGATTTTGGAACAGGAACAATCACAAACAAGACAAAAAATGAAACCTATAAGGCTCAACCATTCCCAGAATTTATGCAAAAGATTATCGCAGCAGATGGTCTTATAAAATATATCCAAGTATAGGTGAATATCTTCAAACTTATTTGTCATTTTGGAAGTAGCGAAGGATTTCCAACCAGTATTCTACGCTGCCCCAAAATGATAGATTTTCAGATTACGAACAATGTGTTTTATTTTGAAACTAAGGCTCTGTTAACTTAGTATGAAAGAAATGAGATCTGAAAGGCCTCTGGTAGGTTTAAAAAAGGAAAAAAACCTACAAATGGAAACGACTATGTGTAAGATAACACGAAAAAAAGATACGTGCAAG from Candidatus Epulonipiscium sp. harbors:
- the leuD gene encoding 3-isopropylmalate dehydratase small subunit; translated protein: MKTQGRVFKYGDNVDTDVIIPARYLNTSDPQELAKHCMEDIDIDFPKNVNKGDIIVANKNFGCGSSREHAPIAIKASGISCVIASTFARIFYRNAINIGLPILECEEAVKGIDAGDEVEIDFGTGTITNKTKNETYKAQPFPEFMQKIIAADGLIKYIQV